A region of Fibrobacter sp. UWP2 DNA encodes the following proteins:
- a CDS encoding nucleotide sugar dehydrogenase, with protein sequence MKFDTNILCIGAGYVGGPTMTVIADKCPGVKVTVVDINQARIDAWNSDNLPIFEPGLDDVVKRARGRNLFFSTDIPAAIKEADIIFVSVNTPTKTFGHGAGKASDLQYWEKTARNILEIADEGKIIVEKSTLPVRTAAAMERILNSNDKGLHFEVLSNPEFLAEGTAINDLFEPDRVLIGSHQTESGLAACQKLVDVYAHWVPRDRILTTNLWSSELTKLTANAFLAQRISSINSISALCEKTGADVDEVAYVMGKDRRIGPKFLKASIGFGGSCFKKDILNLVYLCGYYGLPEVAAYWESVVKINEWQTHRVVDRMLETMFNTIASKKIAVFGFAFKANTGDTRESPANLVVRDLLAEHAQPVVTDPKAIPDAKRDLKDVLDQVQFEEDPYKAAEGAHAVVVCTEWKCFAELDWNRIYKGMAKPAFVFDGRNILDADALRKIGFEVSSIGKGKAE encoded by the coding sequence ATGAAATTCGATACCAATATTCTTTGCATTGGCGCGGGCTACGTCGGTGGCCCCACTATGACTGTTATCGCCGACAAGTGCCCCGGCGTGAAGGTTACCGTAGTTGATATTAACCAGGCCCGTATCGACGCCTGGAACAGCGACAATCTCCCGATTTTTGAACCCGGCCTCGATGACGTGGTGAAACGTGCCCGTGGCCGTAACCTCTTCTTTAGCACCGACATTCCGGCGGCCATCAAGGAAGCGGACATCATCTTTGTTTCCGTGAACACCCCGACCAAGACTTTCGGTCACGGTGCCGGCAAGGCTTCTGACCTGCAGTACTGGGAAAAGACGGCGCGCAACATCTTGGAAATTGCCGACGAAGGCAAGATCATCGTCGAGAAGTCGACGCTCCCCGTGCGTACCGCCGCCGCGATGGAACGCATCTTGAACTCTAACGACAAGGGCCTGCACTTCGAGGTGCTCAGCAACCCCGAGTTCCTTGCCGAAGGCACCGCTATCAACGACCTGTTTGAGCCGGACCGCGTGCTCATCGGCAGCCACCAGACGGAGTCTGGCCTTGCTGCTTGCCAGAAGCTGGTGGACGTGTATGCCCACTGGGTGCCGCGTGATCGCATCCTTACGACGAACCTCTGGAGTTCCGAACTCACGAAGCTTACCGCGAACGCGTTCCTCGCGCAGCGCATCAGCTCCATCAACTCCATCAGCGCCCTCTGCGAAAAGACTGGCGCCGACGTGGACGAAGTCGCCTACGTGATGGGTAAGGACCGCCGTATCGGCCCGAAGTTCCTGAAGGCCTCCATCGGTTTCGGCGGTAGCTGCTTCAAGAAGGACATTTTGAACCTCGTGTACCTGTGCGGTTACTACGGACTTCCCGAAGTCGCCGCCTACTGGGAAAGCGTCGTGAAGATCAACGAGTGGCAGACCCACCGCGTGGTGGACCGCATGCTCGAGACCATGTTCAACACGATTGCAAGCAAGAAGATTGCCGTGTTCGGTTTCGCCTTCAAGGCGAACACCGGCGATACCCGCGAAAGCCCCGCGAACCTCGTGGTGCGTGATTTGCTCGCCGAACATGCACAGCCGGTCGTGACCGACCCGAAGGCCATCCCCGATGCCAAGCGCGACCTTAAGGACGTGCTCGACCAGGTCCAGTTCGAGGAAGATCCGTACAAGGCTGCCGAGGGCGCCCATGCCGTGGTGGTCTGCACCGAGTGGAAGTGCTTTGCCGAACTCGAC